In Oncorhynchus tshawytscha isolate Ot180627B unplaced genomic scaffold, Otsh_v2.0 Un_contig_3847_pilon_pilon, whole genome shotgun sequence, the following are encoded in one genomic region:
- the anp32a gene encoding acidic leucine-rich nuclear phosphoprotein 32 family member A isoform X3, translated as MDMKKRIHLELRNRTPSDVKELVLDNCRSNEGKIEGLTDEFEELEFLSTINVGLTSVSNLPKLNKLKKLELSDNRISGGLDVLAEKCPNLTHLNLSGNKIKDLSTIEPLKKLETLKSLDLFNCEVTNLNDYRDNVFKLLPQLTYLDGYDKDDKEAPDSDAEAYVEGLDDDDDSDEVDEEEEEDEDEDAPPRKEEDDDDEEGEEEEEEDLSGEEEEEELDGKESDEDNEEERGLKRKRDLDEEAEEEEEDD; from the exons ATGGATATGAAGAAAAGAATTCATCTAGAATTGCGGAATCGCACGCCATCTGAT GTGAAAGAACTGGTGCTTGATAACTGTCGCTCAAACGAAGGCAAAATTGAGGGCCTCACAGACGAATTTGAAGAGTTGGAATTTCTAAGCACAATCAACGTTGGGCTGACGTCGGTCTCCAACTTGCCGAAGCTGAACAAGCTGAAAAAA CTTGAACTCAGCGACAACAGGATCTCAGGTGGGCTGGACGTACTGGCGGAGAAATGTCCAAACCTCACACACCTAAACCTCAGTGGCAACAAAATTAAAGACCTCAGCACGATAGAACCTCTG AAAAAATTAGAGACCCTCAAAAGCTTAGACTTGTTCAATTGCGAGGTGACCAACCTCAACGACTACAGAGACAACGTGTTCAAGCTCCTCCCCCAGTTGACGTACCTCGACGGCTATGACAAAGACGACAAGGAGGCGCCCGATTCGGACGCAGAGGCCTATGTGGAGGGACTGGATGATGACGATGACAGTGACG AGgtagacgaggaggaggaagaggatgaggatgaaGATGCCCCACCAAGAAAAGAGGAGGATGATGACGATGAGGAAggtgaagaagaggaagaggaggacctaAGTGGAGAG gaggaagaggaggagttggACGGCAAGGAGAGTGATGAGGATAACGAAG AGGAGCGAGGTCTGAAGAGGAAAAGGGATCTAGAcgaggaagcagaggaggaggaggaagatgactgA
- the anp32a gene encoding acidic leucine-rich nuclear phosphoprotein 32 family member A isoform X1: protein MDMKKRIHLELRNRTPSDVKELVLDNCRSNEGKIEGLTDEFEELEFLSTINVGLTSVSNLPKLNKLKKLELSDNRISGGLDVLAEKCPNLTHLNLSGNKIKDLSTIEPLKKLETLKSLDLFNCEVTNLNDYRDNVFKLLPQLTYLDGYDKDDKEAPDSDAEAYVEGLDDDDDSDEVDEEEEEDEDEDAPPRKEEDDDDEEGEEEEEEDLSGEEEEEELDGKESDEDNEGECGGISLLSPNAQGHRIVCSFDIGTDLKKITRLLKNQTECFPVERDH from the exons ATGGATATGAAGAAAAGAATTCATCTAGAATTGCGGAATCGCACGCCATCTGAT GTGAAAGAACTGGTGCTTGATAACTGTCGCTCAAACGAAGGCAAAATTGAGGGCCTCACAGACGAATTTGAAGAGTTGGAATTTCTAAGCACAATCAACGTTGGGCTGACGTCGGTCTCCAACTTGCCGAAGCTGAACAAGCTGAAAAAA CTTGAACTCAGCGACAACAGGATCTCAGGTGGGCTGGACGTACTGGCGGAGAAATGTCCAAACCTCACACACCTAAACCTCAGTGGCAACAAAATTAAAGACCTCAGCACGATAGAACCTCTG AAAAAATTAGAGACCCTCAAAAGCTTAGACTTGTTCAATTGCGAGGTGACCAACCTCAACGACTACAGAGACAACGTGTTCAAGCTCCTCCCCCAGTTGACGTACCTCGACGGCTATGACAAAGACGACAAGGAGGCGCCCGATTCGGACGCAGAGGCCTATGTGGAGGGACTGGATGATGACGATGACAGTGACG AGgtagacgaggaggaggaagaggatgaggatgaaGATGCCCCACCAAGAAAAGAGGAGGATGATGACGATGAGGAAggtgaagaagaggaagaggaggacctaAGTGGAGAG gaggaagaggaggagttggACGGCAAGGAGAGTGATGAGGATAACGAAGGTGAGTGTGGTGGAATCTCACTGCTGTCACCAAATGCACAAGGTCACCGTATCGTGTGTAGCTTTGATATTGggactgatttaaaaaaaataacacgTCTACTTAAAAACCAAACTGAATGCTTTCCTGTTGAACGTGACCATTGA
- the anp32a gene encoding acidic leucine-rich nuclear phosphoprotein 32 family member A isoform X2, which yields MDMKKRIHLELRNRTPSDVKELVLDNCRSNEGKIEGLTDEFEELEFLSTINVGLTSVSNLPKLNKLKKLELSDNRISGGLDVLAEKCPNLTHLNLSGNKIKDLSTIEPLKKLETLKSLDLFNCEVTNLNDYRDNVFKLLPQLTYLDGYDKDDKEAPDSDAEAYVEGLDDDDDSDEVDEEEEEDEDEDAPPRKEEDDDDEEGEEEEEEDLSGEEEEEELDGKESDEDNEEEERGLKRKRDLDEEAEEEEEDD from the exons ATGGATATGAAGAAAAGAATTCATCTAGAATTGCGGAATCGCACGCCATCTGAT GTGAAAGAACTGGTGCTTGATAACTGTCGCTCAAACGAAGGCAAAATTGAGGGCCTCACAGACGAATTTGAAGAGTTGGAATTTCTAAGCACAATCAACGTTGGGCTGACGTCGGTCTCCAACTTGCCGAAGCTGAACAAGCTGAAAAAA CTTGAACTCAGCGACAACAGGATCTCAGGTGGGCTGGACGTACTGGCGGAGAAATGTCCAAACCTCACACACCTAAACCTCAGTGGCAACAAAATTAAAGACCTCAGCACGATAGAACCTCTG AAAAAATTAGAGACCCTCAAAAGCTTAGACTTGTTCAATTGCGAGGTGACCAACCTCAACGACTACAGAGACAACGTGTTCAAGCTCCTCCCCCAGTTGACGTACCTCGACGGCTATGACAAAGACGACAAGGAGGCGCCCGATTCGGACGCAGAGGCCTATGTGGAGGGACTGGATGATGACGATGACAGTGACG AGgtagacgaggaggaggaagaggatgaggatgaaGATGCCCCACCAAGAAAAGAGGAGGATGATGACGATGAGGAAggtgaagaagaggaagaggaggacctaAGTGGAGAG gaggaagaggaggagttggACGGCAAGGAGAGTGATGAGGATAACGAAG AAGAGGAGCGAGGTCTGAAGAGGAAAAGGGATCTAGAcgaggaagcagaggaggaggaggaagatgactgA
- the anp32a gene encoding acidic leucine-rich nuclear phosphoprotein 32 family member A isoform X4, translating into MDMKKRIHLELRNRTPSDVKELVLDNCRSNEGKIEGLTDEFEELEFLSTINVGLTSVSNLPKLNKLKKLELSDNRISGGLDVLAEKCPNLTHLNLSGNKIKDLSTIEPLKKLETLKSLDLFNCEVTNLNDYRDNVFKLLPQLTYLDGYDKDDKEAPDSDAEAYVEGLDDDDDSDEVDEEEEEDEDEDAPPRKEEDDDDEEGEEEEEEDLSGEGHTK; encoded by the exons ATGGATATGAAGAAAAGAATTCATCTAGAATTGCGGAATCGCACGCCATCTGAT GTGAAAGAACTGGTGCTTGATAACTGTCGCTCAAACGAAGGCAAAATTGAGGGCCTCACAGACGAATTTGAAGAGTTGGAATTTCTAAGCACAATCAACGTTGGGCTGACGTCGGTCTCCAACTTGCCGAAGCTGAACAAGCTGAAAAAA CTTGAACTCAGCGACAACAGGATCTCAGGTGGGCTGGACGTACTGGCGGAGAAATGTCCAAACCTCACACACCTAAACCTCAGTGGCAACAAAATTAAAGACCTCAGCACGATAGAACCTCTG AAAAAATTAGAGACCCTCAAAAGCTTAGACTTGTTCAATTGCGAGGTGACCAACCTCAACGACTACAGAGACAACGTGTTCAAGCTCCTCCCCCAGTTGACGTACCTCGACGGCTATGACAAAGACGACAAGGAGGCGCCCGATTCGGACGCAGAGGCCTATGTGGAGGGACTGGATGATGACGATGACAGTGACG AGgtagacgaggaggaggaagaggatgaggatgaaGATGCCCCACCAAGAAAAGAGGAGGATGATGACGATGAGGAAggtgaagaagaggaagaggaggacctaAGTGGAGAG GGCCACACAAAATGA